A stretch of the Salmo salar chromosome ssa20, Ssal_v3.1, whole genome shotgun sequence genome encodes the following:
- the pomt1 gene encoding protein O-mannosyl-transferase 1 isoform X1: MQRLNAAIVSTACRPSSRLPIYGLTDGKPCWHRNVETFRNSAKLKLMLTTGHTGAMLTSIKLPIVIRAEINLVLVVVTALGLLSRLYGINFPKAVVFDEVYYGQFVSLYTKQVFFIDESGPPLGHMILAFGAYLGGFDGNFIWNRIGAEYSSNVPVWSLRLIPALAGSLCVPLCYLLVVELGYSHLTALGAALLFLMENSLIVQSRFMLLESVLIFFLLLAVVSYLRFHNAQSGSPVRLAWLVLTGVTCACAVGVKYMGLFTYFLLLGLAAVHTWQLIGDRALSNSVVLMQVVARFLALVVLPLLLYLGFFYVHLNLLYRSGPHDQMMSSAFQASLEGGLARITQGQPLEVAYGSQVTLRSVSSKPIPCWLHSHKANYPIRYENGRGSSHQQQVTCYPFKDVNNWWIIKDPGRQDLVVSSPPRPVRHGDVVQLLHGMTSRLLNTHDVAAPMSPHAQEVSGYIDFNVSMPAQNLWKVDIANREAEQDVWKTILSEVRLIHINTSAVLKLSGSSLPEWGYRQLEVVGDKIYKGYQPSGVWNVEEHRYGTSLEQRERELELHSPTHIDINRNLTFIAKFLELQWKMLTVKHEDSEHKYSSSPLEWITMNTNIAYWLHPASNAQIHLIGNFVTWTLANLALAVYVLLFLSYLLRRRRKIEDIPEATWCQLLQAGVVCAGGWAVNYLPFFMMEKTLFLYHYLPALTFQILLIPVVLEHVHTHVLRCASLRRALHGVVLAGLSSVYLSFRTFSPLTYGQPELSAEQLASLRWRDSWDILFRRR; this comes from the exons ATGCAACGTCTGAATGCGGCCATCGTCTCCACTGCATGCAGGCCCTCAAGTCGATTACCGATTTATGGTCTCACTGATGGAAAGCCGTGCTGGCATCGAAATGTTGAGACATTCCGAAACAGTGCCAAATTAAAG TTAATGCTGACAACTGGGCACACAGGAGCCATGCTGACGTCTATCAAGTTGCCTATTGTGATCAGAGCCGAAATCAATTTGGTtttggtggtggtgacagcccttgGACTTTTGTCCAGACTGTATGGAATTAACTTCCCTAAAGCTGTAGT GTTTGATGAGGTGTACTATGGACAGTTTGTATCTCTCTACACAAAGCAGGTCTTCTTTATTGATGAGAGTGGGCCACCTCTTGGTCACATGATTCTAGCATTTGGAG CTTATCTTGGTGGATTTGATGGTAACTTTATCTGGAACAGGATTGGAGCAG AGTACTCCAGTAATGTGCCTGTATGGAGTTTAAGACTGATACCGGCCCTGGCCGGGTCACTGTGTGTACCCCTGTGTTACCTTCTGGTAGTGGAACTCGGGTACTCACACCTCACAGCACTGGGGGCTGCATTGCTCTTCCTCATGG AGAATTCCTTGATTGTTCAGTCCCGCTTCATGCTGCTGGAATCTGTGCTTATCTTCTTCCTGCTGCTCGCTGTCGTATCCTACCTCAGATTTCACAATGCACAAAGCGG CTCACCAGTCAGATTGGCGTGGCTGGTGCTGACTGGAGTCACATGTGCCTGTGCTGTGGG AGTGAAGTACATGGGTCTGTTCACCTACTTTCTGCTGCTTGGCTTGGCAGCCGTTCACACGTGGCAGCTTATTGGGGACAGAGCACTGAGCAAT AGTGTGGTGCTGATGCAGGTAGTGGCCCGCTTCCTGGCCCTCGTGGTCCTACCCCTACTGCTCTACCTGGGCTTCTTCTATGTGCATTTGAACCTGCTCTACCGCAGTGGCCCACACGACCAGATGATGAGCAGTGCCTTCCAGGCCAGCCTAGAG GGAGGATTGGCCAGGATCACTCAGGGTCAGCCTCTGGAGGTGGCCTATGGCTCTCAGGTGACCCTCCGCAGTGTGTCCAGTAAACCCATACCCTGCTGGCTACACTCCCATAAGGCCAACTATCCCATCAG GTATGAAAATGGGCGTGGTAGCTCTCACCAGCAGCAAGTGACCTGTTATCCGTTCAAAGATGTCAACAATTGGTGGATAATCAAAGATCCAGGCAG ACAAGACCTTGTTGTGAGCAGCCCTCCCCGCCCTGTTCGCCATGGTGACGTTGTCCAACTTCTTCACGGCATGACCTCCCGCCTCCTCAACAC GCACGACGTTGCAGCTCCCATGAGTCCTCACGCACAGGAGGTgtctggctacattgacttcaatgtGTCAATGCCAGCCCAGAATCTCTGGAAAGTG GACATTGCGAACAGGGAGGCGGAACAAGATGTCTGGAAGACTATTCTGTCTGAAGTACGTTTGATTCACATCAACACCTCGGCTGTGCTCAAG CTGAGCGGTTCCTCTCTTCCAGAGTGGGGCTACAGGCAGCTGGAAGTGGTGGGGGATAAGATCTACAAGGGCTACCAGCCCAGCGGTGTGTGGAATGTAGAGGAGCACCGATACGGCACAA GTCtggagcagagagagcgagagctggaGCTACACTCCCCCACACACATTGACATCAACCGCAACCTCACCTTCATTGCAAAATTCCTGGAGCTACAG TGGAAGATGCTGACGGTAAAGCATGAGGATTCTGAACACAAGTACAGCTCTTCACCTCTAGAATGGATCACGATGAATACCAACATTGCGTACTGGCTCCACCCCGCAAGCAAT GCCCAGATCCACCTGATTGGGAACTTTGTCACTTGGACCCTGGCAAACCTCGCCCTCGCGGTGTACGTCCTTCTTTTCCTATCGTATCTATTAAGGAGGCGACGGAAAATTGAAGACATTCCAGAAG cCACCTGGTGCCAGCTGCTTCAGGCAGGAGTAGTGTGTGCTGGTGGCTGGGCTGTCAACTACCTGCCCTTCTTCATGATGGAGAAGACACTGTTCCTGTATCACTACCTGCCAGCTCTCACCTTCCAGATCCTGCTGATCCCTGTGGTTCTggagcacgtgcacacacacgtgcTGAG GTGTGCTTCACTCCGGCGTGCTCTTCATGGAGTTGTATTGGCGGGGTTGTCCTCGGTATATCTGTCCTTCCGGACCTTCAGTCCTCTCACCTATGGTCAGCCAGAACTGAGCGCTGAGCAGCTGGCTTCGTTGCGCTGGAGGGACAGTTGGGACATCTTGTTTCGCAGACGTTAA
- the pomt1 gene encoding protein O-mannosyl-transferase 1 isoform X2, with amino-acid sequence MLTSIKLPIVIRAEINLVLVVVTALGLLSRLYGINFPKAVVFDEVYYGQFVSLYTKQVFFIDESGPPLGHMILAFGAYLGGFDGNFIWNRIGAEYSSNVPVWSLRLIPALAGSLCVPLCYLLVVELGYSHLTALGAALLFLMENSLIVQSRFMLLESVLIFFLLLAVVSYLRFHNAQSGSPVRLAWLVLTGVTCACAVGVKYMGLFTYFLLLGLAAVHTWQLIGDRALSNSVVLMQVVARFLALVVLPLLLYLGFFYVHLNLLYRSGPHDQMMSSAFQASLEGGLARITQGQPLEVAYGSQVTLRSVSSKPIPCWLHSHKANYPIRYENGRGSSHQQQVTCYPFKDVNNWWIIKDPGRQDLVVSSPPRPVRHGDVVQLLHGMTSRLLNTHDVAAPMSPHAQEVSGYIDFNVSMPAQNLWKVDIANREAEQDVWKTILSEVRLIHINTSAVLKLSGSSLPEWGYRQLEVVGDKIYKGYQPSGVWNVEEHRYGTSLEQRERELELHSPTHIDINRNLTFIAKFLELQWKMLTVKHEDSEHKYSSSPLEWITMNTNIAYWLHPASNAQIHLIGNFVTWTLANLALAVYVLLFLSYLLRRRRKIEDIPEATWCQLLQAGVVCAGGWAVNYLPFFMMEKTLFLYHYLPALTFQILLIPVVLEHVHTHVLRCASLRRALHGVVLAGLSSVYLSFRTFSPLTYGQPELSAEQLASLRWRDSWDILFRRR; translated from the exons ATGCTGACGTCTATCAAGTTGCCTATTGTGATCAGAGCCGAAATCAATTTGGTtttggtggtggtgacagcccttgGACTTTTGTCCAGACTGTATGGAATTAACTTCCCTAAAGCTGTAGT GTTTGATGAGGTGTACTATGGACAGTTTGTATCTCTCTACACAAAGCAGGTCTTCTTTATTGATGAGAGTGGGCCACCTCTTGGTCACATGATTCTAGCATTTGGAG CTTATCTTGGTGGATTTGATGGTAACTTTATCTGGAACAGGATTGGAGCAG AGTACTCCAGTAATGTGCCTGTATGGAGTTTAAGACTGATACCGGCCCTGGCCGGGTCACTGTGTGTACCCCTGTGTTACCTTCTGGTAGTGGAACTCGGGTACTCACACCTCACAGCACTGGGGGCTGCATTGCTCTTCCTCATGG AGAATTCCTTGATTGTTCAGTCCCGCTTCATGCTGCTGGAATCTGTGCTTATCTTCTTCCTGCTGCTCGCTGTCGTATCCTACCTCAGATTTCACAATGCACAAAGCGG CTCACCAGTCAGATTGGCGTGGCTGGTGCTGACTGGAGTCACATGTGCCTGTGCTGTGGG AGTGAAGTACATGGGTCTGTTCACCTACTTTCTGCTGCTTGGCTTGGCAGCCGTTCACACGTGGCAGCTTATTGGGGACAGAGCACTGAGCAAT AGTGTGGTGCTGATGCAGGTAGTGGCCCGCTTCCTGGCCCTCGTGGTCCTACCCCTACTGCTCTACCTGGGCTTCTTCTATGTGCATTTGAACCTGCTCTACCGCAGTGGCCCACACGACCAGATGATGAGCAGTGCCTTCCAGGCCAGCCTAGAG GGAGGATTGGCCAGGATCACTCAGGGTCAGCCTCTGGAGGTGGCCTATGGCTCTCAGGTGACCCTCCGCAGTGTGTCCAGTAAACCCATACCCTGCTGGCTACACTCCCATAAGGCCAACTATCCCATCAG GTATGAAAATGGGCGTGGTAGCTCTCACCAGCAGCAAGTGACCTGTTATCCGTTCAAAGATGTCAACAATTGGTGGATAATCAAAGATCCAGGCAG ACAAGACCTTGTTGTGAGCAGCCCTCCCCGCCCTGTTCGCCATGGTGACGTTGTCCAACTTCTTCACGGCATGACCTCCCGCCTCCTCAACAC GCACGACGTTGCAGCTCCCATGAGTCCTCACGCACAGGAGGTgtctggctacattgacttcaatgtGTCAATGCCAGCCCAGAATCTCTGGAAAGTG GACATTGCGAACAGGGAGGCGGAACAAGATGTCTGGAAGACTATTCTGTCTGAAGTACGTTTGATTCACATCAACACCTCGGCTGTGCTCAAG CTGAGCGGTTCCTCTCTTCCAGAGTGGGGCTACAGGCAGCTGGAAGTGGTGGGGGATAAGATCTACAAGGGCTACCAGCCCAGCGGTGTGTGGAATGTAGAGGAGCACCGATACGGCACAA GTCtggagcagagagagcgagagctggaGCTACACTCCCCCACACACATTGACATCAACCGCAACCTCACCTTCATTGCAAAATTCCTGGAGCTACAG TGGAAGATGCTGACGGTAAAGCATGAGGATTCTGAACACAAGTACAGCTCTTCACCTCTAGAATGGATCACGATGAATACCAACATTGCGTACTGGCTCCACCCCGCAAGCAAT GCCCAGATCCACCTGATTGGGAACTTTGTCACTTGGACCCTGGCAAACCTCGCCCTCGCGGTGTACGTCCTTCTTTTCCTATCGTATCTATTAAGGAGGCGACGGAAAATTGAAGACATTCCAGAAG cCACCTGGTGCCAGCTGCTTCAGGCAGGAGTAGTGTGTGCTGGTGGCTGGGCTGTCAACTACCTGCCCTTCTTCATGATGGAGAAGACACTGTTCCTGTATCACTACCTGCCAGCTCTCACCTTCCAGATCCTGCTGATCCCTGTGGTTCTggagcacgtgcacacacacgtgcTGAG GTGTGCTTCACTCCGGCGTGCTCTTCATGGAGTTGTATTGGCGGGGTTGTCCTCGGTATATCTGTCCTTCCGGACCTTCAGTCCTCTCACCTATGGTCAGCCAGAACTGAGCGCTGAGCAGCTGGCTTCGTTGCGCTGGAGGGACAGTTGGGACATCTTGTTTCGCAGACGTTAA